The following coding sequences are from one Poecilia reticulata strain Guanapo unplaced genomic scaffold, Guppy_female_1.0+MT scaffold_284, whole genome shotgun sequence window:
- the LOC103460758 gene encoding uncharacterized protein LOC103460758 isoform X1, with product MEITTLCAVFASFQVLPNRLQFFQYESVAFSLNCDQQEDAAAWTIKRNTSKQISSLCPSYTADRNKSXCFLSELYEMDSGVYWCESEAGKISNTISITVTDGELILEIPALPVMEGDXVVLRCRTRRKLSGNNSSTFYKDELFIGSSMRGNITLQRVSKSDEGNYRCHMSGVGESPDSFLTVRAGFPESPPSLHGDIVLPVMVTGVSFFLVMFFCLWRNHPDSYDSSTVFYTGGINRQTQRAKVSDDFQRGRCSEMSTVVVYRPVHXPVXRPALASAGVRTYKAFREFRTKQQIFPSLHNKSVALSPANDYN from the exons ATGGAGATCACAACACTGTGYGCTGTTTTTG CTTCTTTCCAGGTCCTTCCCAACAGATTGCAGTTCTTCCAGTATGAATCTGTGGCCTTCAGCCTGAACTGTGACCAGCAGGAAGACGCTGCTGCCTGGACAATAAAAAGGAACACATCCAAACAAATCAGCTCACTTTGTCCTTCATATACCGCTGACAGGAACAAATCTAYRTGCTTCCTAAGTGAGCTTTATGAAATGGACTCTGGAGTTTACTGGTGTGAATCTGAAGCTGGGAAGATCAGCAACACCATCAGCATCACTGTCACTG acgGAGAGTTGATCCTGGAGATCCCAGCTCTCCCAGTGATGGAAGGAGACRAAGTGGTTCTGCGATGCAGAACGAGGAGAAAATTATCTGGAAATAATTCATCTACATTTTATAAAGACGAGCTTTTCATTGGGAGCAGCATGAGAGGAAACATAACTCTACAGAGGGTTTCTAAATCTGATGAAGGAAACTACMGGTGCCACATGTCTGGAGTTGGAGAATCACCAGACAGTTTTCTGACTGTCAGAG CAGGATTTCCTGAATCGCCGCCTTCTCTACATGGAGACATCGTACTTCCTGTGATGGTCACTGGAGTTTCATTCTTTCTagtcatgtttttctgtctatGGAGAAACCATCCAG ACAGTTATGACTcttccactgtgttttataCTGGAGGAAtcaacagacaaacacaaagagcaaAAG TTTCAGATGATTTCCAGAGGGGGCGCTGCTCTGAGATGTCCACTGTGGTCGTGTACAGACCCGTCCACAGWCCCGTCCRCAGACCTGCGCTCGCTTCGGCAGGAGTTCGGACTTATAAAGCCTTCAGAGAGTTCAGGAcgaaacaacaaatatttccatCTTTGCATAATAAAAGTGTAGCCCTCTCACCTGCCAACGACTATAATTAA
- the LOC103460758 gene encoding uncharacterized protein LOC103460758 isoform X2, translating to MEITTLCAVFASFQVLPNRLQFFQYESVAFSLNCDQQEDAAAWTIKRNTSKQISSLCPSYTADRNKSXCFLSELYEMDSGVYWCESEAGKISNTISITVTDGELILEIPALPVMEGDXVVLRCRTRRKLSGNNSSTFYKDELFIGSSMRGNITLQRVSKSDEGNYRCHMSGVGESPDSFLTVRGFPESPPSLHGDIVLPVMVTGVSFFLVMFFCLWRNHPDSYDSSTVFYTGGINRQTQRAKVSDDFQRGRCSEMSTVVVYRPVHXPVXRPALASAGVRTYKAFREFRTKQQIFPSLHNKSVALSPANDYN from the exons ATGGAGATCACAACACTGTGYGCTGTTTTTG CTTCTTTCCAGGTCCTTCCCAACAGATTGCAGTTCTTCCAGTATGAATCTGTGGCCTTCAGCCTGAACTGTGACCAGCAGGAAGACGCTGCTGCCTGGACAATAAAAAGGAACACATCCAAACAAATCAGCTCACTTTGTCCTTCATATACCGCTGACAGGAACAAATCTAYRTGCTTCCTAAGTGAGCTTTATGAAATGGACTCTGGAGTTTACTGGTGTGAATCTGAAGCTGGGAAGATCAGCAACACCATCAGCATCACTGTCACTG acgGAGAGTTGATCCTGGAGATCCCAGCTCTCCCAGTGATGGAAGGAGACRAAGTGGTTCTGCGATGCAGAACGAGGAGAAAATTATCTGGAAATAATTCATCTACATTTTATAAAGACGAGCTTTTCATTGGGAGCAGCATGAGAGGAAACATAACTCTACAGAGGGTTTCTAAATCTGATGAAGGAAACTACMGGTGCCACATGTCTGGAGTTGGAGAATCACCAGACAGTTTTCTGACTGTCAGAG GATTTCCTGAATCGCCGCCTTCTCTACATGGAGACATCGTACTTCCTGTGATGGTCACTGGAGTTTCATTCTTTCTagtcatgtttttctgtctatGGAGAAACCATCCAG ACAGTTATGACTcttccactgtgttttataCTGGAGGAAtcaacagacaaacacaaagagcaaAAG TTTCAGATGATTTCCAGAGGGGGCGCTGCTCTGAGATGTCCACTGTGGTCGTGTACAGACCCGTCCACAGWCCCGTCCRCAGACCTGCGCTCGCTTCGGCAGGAGTTCGGACTTATAAAGCCTTCAGAGAGTTCAGGAcgaaacaacaaatatttccatCTTTGCATAATAAAAGTGTAGCCCTCTCACCTGCCAACGACTATAATTAA